GGGCATTTTTTAAAAATTTTAATAAATGTTTCATCTTCAAAAAATTGATTTAATAAAGATTTTAGATTTTTATCATTTATGCTGTTAATATATTTTTTTAATTCTTCATACATTTCTTCAATATTTTTATCTGTTATTGGTATAAAATCTTCTAAATCATATTCTTTAGTTATTTCTATTTTTCCTTCTGGTTCATTAACATCTATTTTAGTCTTTTTTTTATATTCTCCAACATTCCCCTTTATTCTTATTACATCATTTTCAGAAAAACTTTTGTGAATTTTTTCTGCAATTGTTTTATCAAAATTTCCCCAATATGTAACTTCGATTTCTCCAGTTTTATCAGCAACACCCATTAGAAACATTAATCCATTTGTATATTCTTTAATTGGATGTTTATATTTAACAGAAAACAAAGAGTCAACTTTTTCTCCTATTTTTAAATCTTTAATAAATTGTTTCATATCTTCACCATGTTTTATTTATTTATTAATATTTATATAAGTATTTAATTAAAAGTATCTAATATGGAATGGAAGGAATTTAAGAAAGATAAATTAAATTATTTACAAGATCATTTAGAAAAAGATAAGGTCGATTTAGATATTTTAGATTTATTAAATGAAATTAATTCAAAAGAAGATTATGTTACTTCTTCATCTTGTTATGGCAGACTGTCTTTATTAGAGATAGATAAAAATAAAAAAGATGCAAATTTTTATATGAAATGGCATAGATTGGTAACTTTTGATGAAGTAAAAAAAAGCATTAAAGAGTATAAGGGGGATAAAAAAATATGGTTTAATTGTGAACCGTTTATATTACATATTTTCACAAAAGATTTAGAATCTGCTAATAATTTTTTAAAAATATGCAGAGAAGCACATTTGAAAAGAGGGGGGATATGGATAATAAAAAATTTTCCTTTTATAGAAGTTTTTGGTACTAATTCTTTTTCTCTGCCTATATTTGATAAAAAAATTTTAATAAGTGAAAAATATTTACAATATTTAGTTAAAGAAAGTAATTCAAAATTATCTAAAAATTTTAAACAAATTGATAATTTATTTGAAATTATTAAAAATAAATAATTTCTTTTTTTCTTTTTTTATAAATTCAAAAGATTTTAAAAAAGAATTTGTATATTTATGTCTATTTTTTTCTAAGTCTTCGATTATAGATTCAATATCTTTTTTTTCATAATTTTGGAATTCCAATGGATTTAAAGTAATTTCTTTTTCATTTTTTATCTCTGTTGTGTATACTTTATGAAAAACTAAACATTTTTTATATTCAATTTTAAAACTGCCAACTTCCTTTAATTCTTCTTTTTTAATACCTAAGCATTCCCATAGCGCCCTTTTAGCTGCATCTGTGTATTCTTCATATCTTTTAACATATCCAGTAGCAGAAGAATGAATCATATTAGGAAATTTCACTTTATTCATTGAAAATCTTGGGAGTACAATTCTTTTATCTGGTAAAAAAACTAAAATATGAACGCATCTGAATGACATATCTAATAGTTCGATCTCAGATTTTCCGCCCCACCCCATAATTTCATTTTTTCTGTCAACTATTATTAATGAGTCATCCATTATTCATTTAGTTATAAATACTCTTTTAAATTAATTGTAATAAAATATTTTTATAGAGGTAAATTTTTTGTTTGTAATGATCTTCGTCGGGGTGGCGGAGCGGTCAAACGCGCGGGACTCAAAATCCTGTGGCTTAGTGCCTACGAGGGTTCAAACACCTTTCTTTTCTTTAAAAAGAAAAGAAATCTGTACCAAAGAAAAGAAACTTAGTATTGAAAATCCCTTCCCCGGCATTTTTAGGTTCTAATCACAATTTTAAACCTTACGTCATAAAGTATATTTATTACTGGTGAAATTATGGAAGTTTTAACTTTAAATTCATTAATGGGATTTAATTTTCCATCTGAAGGTTCCTTCTCCTTATTTGATATTGGGTTATTAATTCTAATCTTTGGAATTTTATTAGTAGTTTTGAATATTTTGATTTATATTTTTAAAAGGATGACAGTACACATAACGGAAAAAACTAAAATGACTTTAGATGATAAATTATTTTCCAATATTATAAAACCATTTAGATTTTTTAGTATAATTATAGCATTATTAATTGCAGTTTATTTAGTTTTTCCAGAAGCATTATTTTTTAAATTATATGAATTAAATTCTCATATTTTAACTTTAGAAAGTATTTTTATTATCTTATTTATATTTGGATTTACATATTTAGTTAATAATTTAATATTGGCTGTACTTAGCTGGTATAAAGATGAAGTAGCACCAAAAACAAAAACTAAATTTGATAATCAAATGATACCGATTATTAAAAAAATGACTTCTATAGTAATTTATTCAATTGGTATAATGATTGTTTTGGATTTAATTGGAATTGAGATTGGCCCATTATTAGCAGGGTTAGGAATAGGTGGTTTGGCTGTTGCTTTAGCTCTACAAGATACGTTATCTAATTTTTTTGCAGGTATGTATATGATAACAGATAAACCAATAGAAAAAGGAAATTATATCTCATTTGATGGTTATGAAGGTTATGTTGAAGAAATAAGCTGGAGAAATACTAAAATTAGGTCTTGGGATAATAATTTAATTATTTTACCAAATTCAAAATTAAGTCAAACAACATTAGTAAATTATTCTAAACCTAATAAAACAGTAACAAGAATATTAAAAATAGGAGTTTCATATGACTCTGATCCAGATAAAATAGTGAAAGTTTTAGAAAAAACAGTTAAAGATACTTTAAAATCAACAGATGCAGGTGATTCCAATACAGTTCCAATTGTTAAATTTTCCGATTTTAAAGATTCAGCAATAGAATTTAAATTAATTTATGGAGTAATTGATTATACAAAAAGATTTTCTTTTGAAGACGAATTAAAATTAAATATTTTAAAAGAGTTTAAAAAGAATAATATTGAGATTCCATATCCTATTCAAACAATATATTTAAAAGAAAAAGTGAGGAAAAATAAGAGGTGAAATAAATGAATAAAACAACAATAAATGCTTTAATTGAAGGCGGTTCAGCAACAGCAGGTCCACCATTTGGTCCAGCATTAGCTCCATTAGGCGTAAATATAACCGAGGTCATTAAAAAAATAAATGATTCTACCAAAGATTTTAAAGGAATGAAAATACCAATAAAAGTAATAGTAGATAAAGATACAAAAGAAGTTGAAGTAGAAATAGGTTCTCCCCCAACATCAGAATTGATTAAGAAAGAAGCAGGATTAAAAAAAGGAAGAACAGAAAAAGATAAAATAGCAGGTGATATTTCTTTAGAAAAAATTGTGAGTATCGCTAAAAAGAAAAAAACAGGGATTTTAGGCAAGAGCTTAAAAGATATGACTAAAGAAGTTTTAGGAAGTTGTTTATCTTTAGGTATTACTTGTAATGGTAAGAGTCCTAAAGAAATAACTAAAGAGATAGATAAAGGAGAACATAATTCTTTATTTGGTGGAGAATAATGAAAAAAATATTTTTTATCTTTCTTATTTTATTTTGTTTTTCTTTTGCAAATACTTGGGAATTGAATTTGAATTCCAAAGTCCAGACTAATATTGAGATATACAATAATTCTATTTTTGCAGGATGTATAAATGGAGATTTGGTTTCAATAGATTTACAAAAAGGAAATTTAAATTGGAAAATAAGCCATTCTATTGTACCAGAAAAAATATTGATTTTTAATGATTTAATAGTTTTTTATGGAGATACTTCTGCTTATTTTTATTATTCAAATGGGACTTTAAATAAGATTTATAGTTTTTCATCAAAAATATATGGTGCTTCTGTTTACGATGAGGAAATATATTTTACAACTTTGGATGGGGTTTATATTTTTTCTAAAGATATTTCTTTAATTTGGGATAAAAAAATAAATTGTATTAAAACTAAACCAATTATTGATGAATATTTTGTTTATTTTAATTGTAATAATAAAATATATGCATTGGATAAAGTAAATAAAAATATTTTATGGGAAACAGATATTGGACAAGTGATTAGTTTTGAAAAAGGGGATTTAAGATTGTTTGTAAGTACTGCAGATAATAAAATTAAAACTTTAGAACTTACTGAAGGAAAAGAAGTTTGGAATTATAAAGCAGGGGGATGGATAACAGAAATAGAAAGTGATAATAAATCTGTATTTTTTATATCAAATGATTATTCTGTTTATGCGTTAAATGCAGATACTGGAAATTTAGTCTGGTCTACATATATTGGTGATTTAACCAGATTAGAAATAAATGAAAATATTGTTTTGGTTGGAACAAAAAATAATAAAATATTTGGTTTAGATAAAAATACAGGAGAAGAAAAATTTGTTTTATTTACTTCAAATTGGCCTGAAAATTTAAAGATTATTAATGACACTGTATTTTATAGCACTTTAGATAGAGATATATTATCCCATAATATTAATCACGTTTGTACTTTTGAATATCCAAATGAGAATTCATTAATTGGATCTTCTGAGTTTGAGTTAAAAGGAAAAGTATATTCTTTAGATAATTCAGTAAAACAAGTTGAAATATTTTTAATTGGCGAGGATAACCAAATAAATAGTATTGCACAAGGTGTTGATAATTGGACTGCGTATATTGATCCGTATTTTATAAAGGATGGAATGCTCGAAGTTTTATGCAAAGTCTACCCATATGAAAATACAATTAAAAGACAGTTAATTAAAACTCCTCAGGTTTCATTAATTGAAGAAATGGAGATTAAATATCCTTCTAATGTTGAAGTTCAAGAAACTTTCCAAATTTATGCTTTAAATAAATATGATAGAGTTATAAATGATATTAAAATTATTTATGAAGGAAATGAGTATGTTTCTATTAATGGATATATTACTATGTTTTTTGACACCCCAGGAATAAAAGAGATTGAAATATCTAGAAAAGGATATAAATCACAAACAATTCAAATTCAAGCTGGAAATTTACAAAGCGCAGATGATTATACCTTATTTTATTTGGCTGGGATAATAATTCTTATCATAGCAGTTATATTTTTAATAAAGAAAATAAAAAAGTGATTTAATGAAAACAATTTACTTTTACAAGGATATAAATGCAGAGTTCACTGCTGAAAAATTAAGGGAAAGAAGTAGAATGAAAGGATTTGAGTTTATTGGAGTTAAAGTTAGTGATATTAAGAAAATTAAAGGAAAAGCAATTCTTATTTGGGGAAATGGAAACAAGCATCAGTTATCGTATTATTTTGATTGGCCTGATAAAGATGAAATTACAAAAATTAATATTGACCAGCACACAGATTCTTTGTTGAATCACTGTGAAAAGGGGATTAAATGTTGGAATCACTTTTATTTTTCTATAATAAAAGAAAAAAGAAAAGGAAAGATTATCCTGCCTGATTATTATAAAGACCAAATATATAAACTTCCATTAGATTATAATAAACTTGATTACCTAGATCCAAACAATCCAATAATTGAAGGAAACATTCAACTTACTATTGACTTGGATGTAATTGATAGTATACCTGTACTTCCAGTTTATCTAAGTTATGAAGGAAATGGCTTGAGTAATGAAGAGTTATATGATATTATATATAAACTTTTTAACAATAGTGGAGAACTTGTGCGTTTTGATATTGGAGGAATTTGTAAAAACAGAAATGCGTGGAAAGCAACTGACTTAAAAGAAGACGCAGAAATAATGAAAAGAATTTACTCAGATAAAGGGTATAACAAGGTAATTGATATTTTTGAGCATCTTATTCTTGAAGCAAATGAGAAGATGGAAAAAGATTAATATTATTATTTTCATTTAATCAACCTTTTATTTTAATTAATTATAAAAGATAAAAGAAGGATATATATTTTGGTTTTTATTCGGGATTATTTTAATGATTTAAAAAGACATAAATAAGAAAATAAAAACAATAGGTTGAAAATTAAGTAATTTTTACTACTCTTTATTTTTTTAATAGTAACAATTTATGAAAAATGAGTAAAAAATGATTAAAAACCATAGCGAAAAGTATATAAACCGCAAACACCCCAATAAATTTAGAAATTAACAAAGAAGGTGATTAAATGCATATAACAGTAAATTTTGAAGGTTATATTAAAGATATAATAGAAAATGCTATTGAAAAAGGTCTTGCTAAAACAAAGACTGAAGCACTTAGATTAGGAATATTAGAATTAAATGATAAATATAACTTATTAAAAAATGATGAAGAAATATTATTTCTTAAAAATAAATTAGAAGCAATAGATAATCAAATAAAAGCAGGCAAATTAAAAGAAGAAACAGAAGAAGAAGTTGCAAAAAAATATCCTGAATTATTTTGAAGGTAATCAAATGGAAAGTGAATTTTATAAAATAAAATATGCTTTAGGTTGGGATATGCATTATTCGAAAATGGATAATTCTCAAAGAATTCCAATTGCAAAAAAGATCAAAAAATTAAAACAAAAGAAAAAAACAAGACATTTACATTATGGATTGCAATTTTCAGTTGATGAAGTAAATCAATATAGGATTGTTTATAAAATATTTGAAAAAGAAAAATTCGTACGTATTTATTTTATAGGTAATCATAAACAATATGAAAAATGGTTAAGGGAATAAATTTAAATATTTGAATTATTCTTAAGAATTTTATCTAATTTTTTCCAGTCTTTTCCAATAACAATTGGTTGCAAGGCAATTAATTCTTCTCTATAATTTAATCCTTTTGGAATTTCATTTAACAGGAAAATAGGTATTTTTTTATAAAAAGCCAAACCCATTTCCATAAACGCGCTTCCGCCAATGTATCCCTTAATATTATTTTTATCAAAATTAGCTATATATATCGCATCTGATTTATCAATTTTAGAAAAATGGTCCTCTATTAATCCATACATTTTTTTTGTAAGTGCTGTTTCTTCTAAATGGTGATAGTCAACCATACTTGGTAAAAACACTTCATATCTTAATTCTTCAAGTTCTTTTTTAATTTCAGGTAATCTATCAAAAAATCTAGAACTTGAACATAAAGTAATCTTCATAGTTTTTATTTATTTGGAAAGAAATAAATTAGTTTCTTTTAATAAGATATCTAATGAAAATTGCGGTTACTTCAAAAAATAAAATTAAATTGAATGCAGTTAAAAATGCATATTTTTCAATAGGAATTAAAACTGAGATAATAGGTTTTTCTGCTAATTCAAGTGTTGGTGAACAACCAGTGAATGAACAAACTATTCAAGGAGCAAGACAAAGAATAGAAGATATAAAACCACAAGTTGAAGAAACTTTTGATAGAATTATCTCTATTGAAAATGGAATTTTTAAAGAAGATAATGAATGGAGAGATAAGGCAGTTGTTGTTTTACTAAATTTAAAAACAAAAGAAGAATCTATTGGCTATTCAGATTATATTGTTTTTCCAGATAAATATGTTGAAAAAGCACGTAAAATAGGTTTTGATAAAATTACTGTAAGTGAAGTAATGTTTGATGATGATTATATTTTAGATTCTAAAGATCCGCATAAGTGTATTTCAGGTATTCCTAGACAAGTTTATTTAGAAGATACTTTGAAAAAAATTGTAAGAGAAGTAGAAAAGTAATTATTCTTCATCAGCTTTTTTAAATACTTTAACTGTGTCTGCTTTAATTGTAACTGGAATAGGTACTGCTGCTTCTATTAATTCAACTGTTAATTCTTCTTTGTTTTTATCTACACGCATTACTTTTGCTTTTTCTCCTTTAAATGGACCGCTTATAACTTCAACTAAATCATCTTTGTTAATAGATAATATTGGTGGTTTAGCTGCTTCAATTAATCCATCAATTTCATTCATACCAATTGTTTTAGATAAAACTCCCCTAATATGTGGTAATCCAAAAATAGCTTTTCTTATATCTGCTTCATTTTCAGCTTCTATAATTATATATCCTCTTAAATCATCAAATACTGCTATACTTTTGATTGAATGCGCTTCTTTTTTTATTTTTTTAACTAGCATGTCTGCAACGACATGTTCTTGTCCTGTTGTAACTCTTGATGCATATAACATAAATTTCACCTATGGTATTATCTGAAATATAAACCAAATTATTAATCCAATAATTCCTACTAAAATCATTCCAATTCCTGAAATTACTGCTATTTGTTTAAATTCAGTATATTTTGGTTTATAAAAAGTATAAAATATCCTTCTTGATTGTCTTATAAAATCTATAAATCCCATTTTATCATCCTCATCCTACTAAATCTAAATCTAATTCTTCTTCAACTGATTTTCTTTCTAAATTTTCTAATGTATATTTAGGCATTTTTGTGCCTGCAATAACAACTAATACTCTTAATGTTGATTTTTTAATATTATCTTCAATTCTAGCCCCCCAGATTATATGCGAAGAAGGGCTTATTCTATTTGATACTTCTTTCATTATTATTTCAGCTTCTTTTAAAGACATATCTTCCCCGCCAATTACATTAATTAATGCTTTATCAGCAGTTGTAATGTCTATATCTAATAATGGTGAGTTTAATGCTGTTTCAATAGCAATCATTGCTCTTTGGTCTGGTTTAGCTTCAATTGAAGCTTCTCCAATACCTATAACTGCACATCCTGCATCTTTTAATATTGTTTTTAAATCAGCAAAATCTAAGTTGACCATTCCTGGTTTTGTTATTAATTCTGCTATTCCTTTAACAGCTCCTGCTAATACCTCGTCTGATACTTTAAATGCAGTATTTAAAGGCAAATCTGGAGCTATTGTTAATAATTTATCATTTGGTATTACAATTGTTGTATCTGCTTGTTTTTGTAGTTTTTCTAAACCTTGTAATGCATTATGCATTCTTGTTCTTCCTTCTGATGTAAAAGGTAAAGTTACAACTGCTACTGTTAAAGCGCCCATTGCTTTTGCTGCTTGTGCTATTACTGGTAGACTTCCAGTTCCTGTACCTCCACCTAATCCACATGTTAGAAATACCATACTAGCATCTTCGAATGATTTTTTTAATTCATCCATAGATTCTTTTGCTGCATTTTCTCCAACTTCTGGATTACTTCCTGCACCTAATCCTTGTGTTAGTTTTTTACCTAATAAAATCTTTCTTTTTGCTCTTGTTTTAACTAAATGTTGAACATCTGTATTTGAAGCTACTAAATTTACTCCTTGGATTCCGATTTCTGCTACTCTTGATAAAGTATTGCATCCTCCTCCTCCTGCACCAACTATATAAATTTTAGGCTTGCTCTCTTCAATGAATTTTAATAATTCAGCATCATCTTCTGAACCTATTTGTACTCCTTGTGGTAATTGGTTTTTTAAATAATTTTGAGTATAACTTTGTGTTTGATTAACACTATTCGAG
The DNA window shown above is from Candidatus Micrarchaeia archaeon and carries:
- a CDS encoding mechanosensitive ion channel family protein is translated as MEVLTLNSLMGFNFPSEGSFSLFDIGLLILIFGILLVVLNILIYIFKRMTVHITEKTKMTLDDKLFSNIIKPFRFFSIIIALLIAVYLVFPEALFFKLYELNSHILTLESIFIILFIFGFTYLVNNLILAVLSWYKDEVAPKTKTKFDNQMIPIIKKMTSIVIYSIGIMIVLDLIGIEIGPLLAGLGIGGLAVALALQDTLSNFFAGMYMITDKPIEKGNYISFDGYEGYVEEISWRNTKIRSWDNNLIILPNSKLSQTTLVNYSKPNKTVTRILKIGVSYDSDPDKIVKVLEKTVKDTLKSTDAGDSNTVPIVKFSDFKDSAIEFKLIYGVIDYTKRFSFEDELKLNILKEFKKNNIEIPYPIQTIYLKEKVRKNKR
- a CDS encoding 50S ribosomal protein L11; amino-acid sequence: MNKTTINALIEGGSATAGPPFGPALAPLGVNITEVIKKINDSTKDFKGMKIPIKVIVDKDTKEVEVEIGSPPTSELIKKEAGLKKGRTEKDKIAGDISLEKIVSIAKKKKTGILGKSLKDMTKEVLGSCLSLGITCNGKSPKEITKEIDKGEHNSLFGGE
- a CDS encoding protein translocase SEC61 complex subunit gamma — encoded protein: MGFIDFIRQSRRIFYTFYKPKYTEFKQIAVISGIGMILVGIIGLIIWFIFQIIP
- a CDS encoding PQQ-binding-like beta-propeller repeat protein, which encodes MKKIFFIFLILFCFSFANTWELNLNSKVQTNIEIYNNSIFAGCINGDLVSIDLQKGNLNWKISHSIVPEKILIFNDLIVFYGDTSAYFYYSNGTLNKIYSFSSKIYGASVYDEEIYFTTLDGVYIFSKDISLIWDKKINCIKTKPIIDEYFVYFNCNNKIYALDKVNKNILWETDIGQVISFEKGDLRLFVSTADNKIKTLELTEGKEVWNYKAGGWITEIESDNKSVFFISNDYSVYALNADTGNLVWSTYIGDLTRLEINENIVLVGTKNNKIFGLDKNTGEEKFVLFTSNWPENLKIINDTVFYSTLDRDILSHNINHVCTFEYPNENSLIGSSEFELKGKVYSLDNSVKQVEIFLIGEDNQINSIAQGVDNWTAYIDPYFIKDGMLEVLCKVYPYENTIKRQLIKTPQVSLIEEMEIKYPSNVEVQETFQIYALNKYDRVINDIKIIYEGNEYVSINGYITMFFDTPGIKEIEISRKGYKSQTIQIQAGNLQSADDYTLFYLAGIIILIIAVIFLIKKIKK
- a CDS encoding OB-fold nucleic acid binding domain-containing protein, giving the protein MKQFIKDLKIGEKVDSLFSVKYKHPIKEYTNGLMFLMGVADKTGEIEVTYWGNFDKTIAEKIHKSFSENDVIRIKGNVGEYKKKTKIDVNEPEGKIEITKEYDLEDFIPITDKNIEEMYEELKKYINSINDKNLKSLLNQFFEDETFIKIFKKCP
- a CDS encoding NUDIX domain-containing protein, coding for MDDSLIIVDRKNEIMGWGGKSEIELLDMSFRCVHILVFLPDKRIVLPRFSMNKVKFPNMIHSSATGYVKRYEEYTDAAKRALWECLGIKKEELKEVGSFKIEYKKCLVFHKVYTTEIKNEKEITLNPLEFQNYEKKDIESIIEDLEKNRHKYTNSFLKSFEFIKKEKKKLFIFNNFK
- the ftsZ gene encoding cell division protein FtsZ; amino-acid sequence: MTEEPQTYEEIMKKHNIDSKFLPNNNANQNSNSVNQTQSYTQNYLKNQLPQGVQIGSEDDAELLKFIEESKPKIYIVGAGGGGCNTLSRVAEIGIQGVNLVASNTDVQHLVKTRAKRKILLGKKLTQGLGAGSNPEVGENAAKESMDELKKSFEDASMVFLTCGLGGGTGTGSLPVIAQAAKAMGALTVAVVTLPFTSEGRTRMHNALQGLEKLQKQADTTIVIPNDKLLTIAPDLPLNTAFKVSDEVLAGAVKGIAELITKPGMVNLDFADLKTILKDAGCAVIGIGEASIEAKPDQRAMIAIETALNSPLLDIDITTADKALINVIGGEDMSLKEAEIIMKEVSNRISPSSHIIWGARIEDNIKKSTLRVLVVIAGTKMPKYTLENLERKSVEEELDLDLVG
- a CDS encoding DUF84 family protein — its product is MKIAVTSKNKIKLNAVKNAYFSIGIKTEIIGFSANSSVGEQPVNEQTIQGARQRIEDIKPQVEETFDRIISIENGIFKEDNEWRDKAVVVLLNLKTKEESIGYSDYIVFPDKYVEKARKIGFDKITVSEVMFDDDYILDSKDPHKCISGIPRQVYLEDTLKKIVREVEK
- a CDS encoding transcription elongation factor Spt5; translated protein: MLYASRVTTGQEHVVADMLVKKIKKEAHSIKSIAVFDDLRGYIIIEAENEADIRKAIFGLPHIRGVLSKTIGMNEIDGLIEAAKPPILSINKDDLVEVISGPFKGEKAKVMRVDKNKEELTVELIEAAVPIPVTIKADTVKVFKKADEE